A region of Streptomyces halobius DNA encodes the following proteins:
- a CDS encoding activator-dependent family glycosyltransferase: MRVLFTTHTAKSHLFAQVTLAWALRAAGHEVHVAGQPDLADDITGTGLTAVTAGAALDLAAQLESYEQYDGPGGSGAAGESGGSGAYAAQAPEAWDEAGGADDYRAMAERFEYWTDMTEIRPEKLSYEYMHGVFTAMTTHVFQQYSAPAMVDDLVCHARWWRPDLVVWDPLTFAGPIAARASGAVHVRLLFGLDLIGRMRESYLDAVRRLPPGQREDPMEEWLGWTMRRYGGEFGEDLVVGQRTIDPLPGSLRFPVGLDRVPMRFVTHNGSSVFPDWLREPPKRRRICLTLGVSHRDLLGADRVPLREVLAAVAGADVEVVATLNKAQLASVTEVPDNIRVMDFVPLEALLPSCSVVIHHGGAGTFNTALSCGVPQLILPDGVWDTDHKARLLEERGAGLRVAEPERADAGMLRVMLTRLLEERSFADAAARLRQESRDMPAPSAVVPVLEELAEANRRGAGAEPVQI, from the coding sequence ATGCGGGTCCTGTTCACCACACACACCGCGAAATCCCATCTGTTCGCGCAGGTCACGCTGGCGTGGGCGCTGCGGGCCGCCGGCCACGAGGTCCATGTGGCCGGCCAGCCCGATCTCGCCGACGACATCACCGGCACCGGCCTGACCGCCGTAACGGCCGGTGCCGCGCTCGACCTGGCGGCACAGCTGGAGTCGTACGAACAGTACGACGGGCCAGGCGGGTCCGGTGCGGCCGGTGAGTCCGGAGGGTCCGGCGCATACGCAGCTCAGGCCCCGGAAGCCTGGGACGAAGCCGGGGGCGCGGACGACTACCGTGCGATGGCCGAGCGGTTCGAGTATTGGACGGACATGACCGAGATCCGTCCGGAGAAACTGTCGTACGAGTACATGCACGGCGTCTTCACCGCCATGACCACGCACGTCTTCCAGCAGTACTCCGCGCCGGCGATGGTCGACGACCTGGTGTGCCACGCCCGGTGGTGGCGGCCCGACCTGGTCGTCTGGGACCCGCTCACCTTCGCGGGGCCGATCGCCGCGCGGGCCAGCGGCGCGGTCCACGTCCGACTCCTGTTCGGCCTGGACCTCATCGGCCGGATGCGCGAGTCCTACCTCGACGCGGTGCGACGGCTGCCCCCGGGGCAGCGGGAGGACCCGATGGAGGAATGGCTGGGCTGGACCATGCGGCGGTACGGCGGGGAGTTCGGCGAGGACCTCGTCGTCGGGCAGCGCACCATCGACCCGCTGCCGGGCTCCCTGCGCTTCCCGGTCGGACTGGACCGCGTGCCGATGCGGTTCGTGACCCACAACGGCAGCTCCGTCTTCCCGGACTGGCTGCGCGAGCCGCCGAAGCGCAGGCGGATCTGCCTGACGCTCGGCGTCTCGCACCGTGACCTGCTCGGCGCCGACCGGGTGCCGCTCCGGGAGGTGCTCGCGGCCGTGGCCGGAGCGGACGTCGAAGTGGTGGCCACCTTGAACAAGGCCCAGCTCGCGTCCGTCACCGAGGTGCCGGACAACATCCGCGTCATGGACTTCGTCCCGCTGGAGGCCCTGCTGCCGAGCTGCTCCGTGGTGATTCACCACGGTGGTGCGGGCACCTTCAACACCGCGCTGAGCTGCGGGGTGCCCCAGCTGATCCTGCCCGACGGGGTGTGGGACACCGACCACAAGGCACGCCTGCTGGAGGAGCGTGGCGCCGGGCTCCGGGTCGCGGAACCGGAGCGGGCCGATGCCGGGATGCTGCGCGTCATGCTCACGCGACTGCTGGAGGAACGCTCCTTTGCCGATGCCGCCGCCCGGCTGCGCCAGGAGTCGAGGGACATGCCTGCGCCCAGCGCTGTCGTGCCGGTCCTCGAAGAGCTCGCAGAGGCCAACCGGCGCGGCGCCGGGGCGGAGCCCGTGCAGATCTGA
- a CDS encoding FAD-dependent oxidoreductase, with protein MAVKDFSRRGFLAGGVAAGSAVALAGPGTGVAAADTGAGGCFPPPPAKAMGPGDPRYAELVARGYNGRFSGRPESVSLVHRADHVVAAVDDALRTDRRIVVRSGGHCFENFVDDPAVQVVVDVSEMKSVYYDSTHRAFAIESGATLGEVYRTLYLGWGVTIPAGACPSVGAGGHIAGGGYGGLSRHHGFVADHLYGVEVVVADCRDRARLVLATRDPADPHHDLWWAHTGGGGGNFGIVTRYLMRSPGARRNDPTTLLPRPPATIRSVTLGWSWADMTESAFVRILRNHGTWHEKESGTGSRYAPLSSWLILNHRATGRFTLVANVDGSLPHGKTLLDEYVAAITANTGVRHETEESTALWMKSTLTADPYAGGRYPFKSKAALLRKSWTEAQIRTLHRYLTQGGEEHQASTVYLSTLGARINTVPASATAIPHRNSLFSATYETSWWPGVPGDAQLAWVRDLYRDVYADTGGVPVPDAANGGAYINYPDADLTDPRWNTSGVPWHTFYYRDNYPRLQQVKARWDPANVFRHAMSVRLPGR; from the coding sequence GTGGCAGTGAAGGATTTCTCGCGCCGCGGATTTCTCGCGGGCGGCGTCGCGGCCGGCAGCGCCGTGGCACTGGCCGGGCCCGGTACGGGGGTGGCGGCGGCGGACACCGGGGCCGGTGGCTGCTTCCCGCCGCCTCCGGCCAAGGCCATGGGCCCCGGCGATCCGCGTTACGCGGAGCTGGTCGCCAGAGGCTACAACGGGCGCTTCTCCGGCCGGCCGGAGTCCGTATCCCTCGTCCACCGCGCCGACCACGTGGTCGCCGCGGTGGACGACGCCCTGCGGACAGACAGACGGATCGTCGTCCGCAGCGGCGGACACTGCTTCGAGAACTTCGTCGACGACCCGGCCGTCCAGGTCGTCGTCGACGTCTCCGAGATGAAGTCCGTCTATTACGACTCCACGCACCGCGCCTTCGCCATCGAATCCGGCGCGACGCTGGGCGAGGTGTACCGCACCCTCTACTTGGGCTGGGGCGTGACCATACCGGCGGGCGCGTGCCCCTCCGTCGGCGCCGGCGGCCACATCGCGGGCGGCGGATACGGCGGACTGTCGCGCCACCACGGCTTCGTCGCCGACCACCTCTACGGCGTCGAGGTGGTCGTCGCCGACTGCCGCGACCGCGCCCGCCTGGTGCTGGCCACCCGTGACCCCGCCGACCCCCACCACGACCTGTGGTGGGCCCACACCGGAGGAGGCGGTGGGAACTTCGGCATCGTCACCCGCTATCTGATGCGCTCGCCCGGCGCGCGCCGCAACGACCCCACGACCCTGCTGCCCAGACCCCCGGCGACGATACGTTCCGTCACCCTCGGCTGGTCGTGGGCGGACATGACCGAGTCCGCGTTCGTACGGATCCTGCGCAACCACGGCACCTGGCACGAGAAGGAGTCCGGCACCGGCTCCCGCTACGCACCGCTCAGCAGCTGGCTCATCCTCAACCACCGGGCGACCGGACGGTTCACCCTCGTGGCTAACGTGGACGGCTCTCTGCCGCACGGCAAGACGCTGCTCGACGAGTACGTCGCGGCGATCACCGCGAACACCGGAGTGCGTCACGAGACCGAGGAGTCGACCGCGCTGTGGATGAAGTCCACGCTGACCGCCGACCCGTACGCCGGCGGCAGATACCCTTTCAAGTCCAAGGCCGCGCTCCTGCGCAAGTCCTGGACGGAGGCACAGATCCGGACCCTCCACCGCTATCTGACCCAGGGCGGGGAGGAGCATCAGGCGTCCACCGTGTACCTCTCCACCCTCGGCGCCAGGATCAACACGGTCCCGGCGTCCGCGACGGCGATCCCGCACCGCAACTCCCTCTTCAGCGCGACGTACGAGACCTCGTGGTGGCCCGGCGTCCCCGGCGATGCGCAACTGGCCTGGGTGCGTGATCTGTACCGGGACGTGTACGCGGACACCGGCGGCGTCCCCGTACCCGACGCCGCCAATGGCGGGGCCTACATCAACTACCCGGACGCCGACCTGACCGACCCCCGCTGGAATACCTCCGGGGTGCCCTGGCACACCTTCTACTACCGGGACAACTACCCCAGGCTCCAGCAGGTCAAGGCACGGTGGGACCCCGCGAACGTCTTCCGCCATGCGATGTCCGTCCGGCTGCCGGGCCGCTGA
- a CDS encoding nucleotide disphospho-sugar-binding domain-containing protein has translation MRVLFVNSPGLGHIFPSVPLAHALTAAGHDVLYAQGGDVDAVAAAGVNVVDVTPGLDYATVFRPEEIDFSVDGGDEFVAALFARVSGVTVDRVVEVARGWSTDLIVHSPLQGAGPLAAGALGVPAVSVVTGPADSAPRIDGLLRDHMKEHYLRHGVTPAPATGFRLNSMPPSLLKLLPERVRADDDVPVRYVPFNGNGELPGWLLEPPRRPRIAVTLGSIAGLWGGLAVLAPLVTAAADTDAEFVVTLGGGDPSLLGELPPNVWTVDWLPLGPLLRTCRGLIHHGGSGTSAVAMAVGVPQCVMPLSPDQKDNERAVIERGIAIGGAAETVGTAEFRALLDDEGLRTAAAEVRDETAAMPSPAALVGRLASLV, from the coding sequence ATGCGCGTACTGTTCGTCAACTCCCCAGGGCTGGGGCACATCTTTCCCTCCGTGCCCCTGGCGCACGCGCTGACCGCAGCCGGTCACGATGTGCTGTACGCCCAGGGCGGTGACGTCGACGCGGTGGCCGCCGCGGGCGTCAACGTCGTCGATGTGACCCCCGGGCTCGACTACGCGACGGTGTTCCGGCCCGAGGAGATCGACTTCAGCGTCGACGGCGGGGACGAGTTCGTCGCCGCGCTTTTCGCCAGGGTCTCCGGTGTCACCGTCGACCGGGTGGTGGAGGTCGCCCGCGGCTGGTCCACGGATCTGATCGTCCACTCACCGCTCCAGGGTGCCGGCCCGCTGGCGGCGGGAGCGCTCGGCGTGCCCGCCGTGTCGGTGGTGACCGGGCCGGCCGACAGCGCACCGCGCATCGACGGTCTGCTGCGCGACCACATGAAGGAGCACTATCTGCGGCACGGCGTCACGCCGGCGCCCGCGACCGGCTTCCGGCTCAACTCGATGCCGCCGAGCCTGCTGAAGCTGCTTCCGGAGCGGGTGCGCGCGGACGACGACGTACCGGTCCGCTATGTGCCCTTCAACGGCAACGGCGAGCTGCCCGGCTGGCTGCTGGAGCCGCCGCGGCGGCCAAGGATCGCCGTCACGCTCGGGTCGATCGCCGGTCTGTGGGGCGGCCTGGCCGTGCTGGCGCCGCTCGTCACCGCGGCGGCGGACACGGACGCGGAGTTCGTCGTCACCCTCGGCGGCGGCGACCCGTCGCTCCTGGGTGAACTGCCCCCCAACGTATGGACGGTGGACTGGCTCCCCCTCGGGCCGCTGCTGAGAACCTGCCGCGGGCTGATCCACCACGGCGGGTCGGGCACCTCTGCGGTCGCGATGGCCGTGGGCGTTCCCCAGTGCGTGATGCCGCTCAGCCCGGACCAGAAGGACAACGAGCGCGCGGTCATCGAGCGGGGCATCGCGATCGGGGGGGCGGCCGAGACGGTCGGGACGGCGGAGTTCCGGGCCCTGCTGGATGATGAGGGACTGCGGACGGCCGCGGCCGAGGTGCGCGACGAGACAGCGGCGATGCCGTCTCCCGCCGCACTCGTCGGGCGGCTGGCGTCCCTGGTGTGA
- a CDS encoding NAD-dependent epimerase/dehydratase family protein, giving the protein MEIIGNGFLARHLAPLSTEHPRATVLAAGVPTHPLPDAEHQRETRLVDETVQHCLRRDRMLVFFSTVSMYGGPGGSGDEDGPQVASTRYGQHKLDLERLIKASGVRHLILRLGYVLGPDEPGFRLLAALITQVLAGRVRVQRGARRDMVHVADFTTVVDALLRTGVCDETVNVASGDCVEVATIVRHLEYRLGVTAQWQVTDDSVRHCPSLRKLRRLVPEVDGLGFGPGYHRTAIDRYLEATRPAAAIRTERTERP; this is encoded by the coding sequence ATGGAGATCATCGGGAACGGGTTTCTCGCACGACATCTCGCACCGCTCTCGACCGAGCACCCCAGGGCGACGGTGCTGGCCGCGGGCGTGCCCACGCACCCGCTGCCCGACGCGGAACACCAGCGTGAGACCAGGCTCGTCGACGAGACGGTCCAGCACTGTCTGCGGCGCGACCGGATGCTCGTGTTCTTCTCCACCGTCAGCATGTACGGCGGACCCGGCGGTTCGGGCGACGAGGACGGCCCGCAGGTCGCCTCCACCCGCTACGGCCAGCACAAGCTGGACCTCGAACGGCTGATCAAAGCCTCCGGGGTACGCCACCTCATCCTTCGGCTCGGCTATGTGCTGGGCCCGGACGAACCCGGCTTCCGCCTGCTCGCCGCGCTCATCACCCAGGTGCTGGCCGGCCGGGTGCGCGTCCAGCGCGGGGCGCGCCGGGACATGGTCCACGTGGCGGACTTCACCACCGTCGTGGACGCCCTGCTCCGTACCGGGGTGTGCGACGAGACCGTGAACGTCGCCTCCGGAGACTGCGTGGAGGTCGCCACCATCGTGCGGCATCTCGAATACCGGCTCGGCGTCACGGCCCAGTGGCAGGTCACCGACGACAGCGTCAGGCACTGCCCCTCGCTACGGAAACTGCGGCGGCTGGTGCCCGAGGTCGACGGGCTGGGATTCGGGCCGGGCTATCACCGGACCGCCATCGACCGATATCTGGAGGCGACGCGCCCGGCGGCTGCCATCCGGACGGAAAGGACGGAAAGGCCATGA
- a CDS encoding acyl-CoA dehydrogenase family protein, with product MTDQAGSTVQAKAGDLTGPLTPEGHALLDILSRHLPGMASGAAEHDRKATFPLDAVQRLGADGVLGATVPRELGGLGVSSVHDVCLAVKRIAEADASVALSLHMQFSRGITMSYEREHGTDTGRALAERLLRLMGTEGALISGALKDAGVTTELVPADDGGWRLTGRKILVSMAPFATHCVVAAQTRPASGPPLIASAFLPADAPGLKAPDNWNGMGMRASASTEVVFQDCPVPAADVFLRGPVGVRNDAAMAGQTVSSIGLLGVYAGIAQAARDLAVAGIARRGGQPPAAVRTLVAELDVKLYTLRTALAAALTNADHHAHRTTDDPDERGRLMMAPFQYAKLVVNRTAASIVEDCMTLVGGASFTANHPLSRHYRDVRAGWFMQPFTYAEAVDHLSAYALGTDREGSAS from the coding sequence ATGACGGATCAGGCAGGCAGCACGGTCCAGGCGAAGGCGGGGGACCTCACCGGACCGCTCACCCCCGAGGGCCACGCCCTGCTGGACATACTGAGCAGGCATCTGCCGGGCATGGCGTCCGGCGCGGCCGAGCACGACCGCAAGGCCACGTTCCCGCTGGACGCCGTCCAGCGCCTTGGCGCCGACGGCGTACTCGGCGCGACCGTGCCGCGTGAGTTAGGTGGACTGGGCGTGAGCAGCGTCCATGACGTGTGCCTCGCCGTGAAGCGGATCGCCGAGGCCGACGCGTCCGTCGCGCTGTCGCTGCACATGCAGTTCAGCCGCGGGATCACGATGTCGTACGAGCGGGAGCACGGCACCGACACCGGACGCGCCCTGGCCGAGCGGCTGTTGCGGCTGATGGGCACGGAAGGGGCACTGATCAGCGGCGCCCTCAAGGACGCCGGCGTCACCACCGAGCTGGTGCCCGCGGACGACGGCGGCTGGCGGCTGACCGGCCGGAAGATCCTGGTCAGCATGGCCCCGTTCGCCACGCACTGTGTCGTCGCGGCACAGACCCGTCCCGCCTCCGGGCCCCCGCTGATCGCCTCCGCCTTCCTTCCCGCTGACGCCCCCGGCCTGAAGGCGCCGGACAACTGGAACGGCATGGGAATGCGGGCGTCCGCCAGCACCGAGGTCGTCTTCCAGGACTGTCCCGTTCCCGCGGCCGATGTCTTCCTGCGCGGACCGGTCGGCGTCCGCAACGACGCCGCGATGGCGGGCCAGACCGTCAGCTCGATCGGACTGCTCGGGGTTTACGCGGGGATCGCGCAGGCAGCACGCGACCTCGCCGTCGCGGGCATCGCCCGGCGCGGCGGACAGCCGCCGGCCGCGGTCCGCACCCTGGTGGCCGAGCTCGATGTGAAGCTGTACACGTTGCGCACGGCGCTCGCGGCGGCACTGACCAACGCCGACCACCACGCGCACCGGACGACGGACGACCCCGACGAGCGCGGCCGGCTGATGATGGCTCCCTTCCAGTACGCGAAGCTCGTCGTCAACCGCACCGCGGCGAGCATCGTCGAGGACTGCATGACCCTGGTGGGCGGGGCGTCGTTCACCGCGAACCACCCCCTGTCCCGCCACTACCGCGACGTCCGCGCGGGCTGGTTCATGCAGCCCTTCACCTACGCCGAAGCCGTCGACCACCTGAGCGCGTACGCGCTCGGCACCGACCGGGAAGGCAGCGCATCGTGA
- a CDS encoding methyltransferase, protein MSGTSGGTVGGAGGDERPVDALVRMSNLVTPMALRVAATLRLVDHLRGGATSPEALAEATGADADALSRLVRHLAAAGVLEETGPGRYAPTRIGNLLADDDPSRQRSWLDLDQAVGRADLTFLGLCEAVRTGQPQYEAHYGKTFWTDLSEDDELGASFDTLMTTREDEAFAAPVAAYDWGRARHVLDVGGAPGGLLSAILRAAPEARGTLLDLPGAAGRARERIAAAGMDGRIDVVVGDFFDELPVSADVVVLSFVLLNWSDADALRILGRCRDALRPGGRIVLLERAEAPTGGTRTSDLYFSVLDMRMLVFLGGRVRTDREWAGLADAAGLDIVSRSGPLVSPNVPLDSCLWELSPR, encoded by the coding sequence GTGAGCGGTACGAGTGGCGGAACCGTGGGCGGCGCCGGCGGGGACGAACGGCCCGTCGACGCCCTGGTGCGAATGTCGAACCTGGTGACCCCGATGGCGCTGCGGGTCGCAGCCACCCTGCGGCTGGTCGACCACCTGCGCGGGGGTGCCACGAGCCCTGAGGCCCTCGCCGAGGCCACCGGGGCGGACGCGGACGCGCTGTCGCGGCTGGTGCGGCACCTGGCGGCTGCCGGGGTCCTGGAGGAGACCGGCCCCGGCCGCTACGCGCCGACCCGCATCGGCAACCTGCTCGCCGACGACGACCCGTCACGGCAGCGTTCCTGGCTCGACCTGGACCAGGCCGTCGGGCGCGCGGATCTGACGTTCCTCGGTCTGTGCGAGGCGGTCCGTACCGGGCAGCCGCAGTACGAGGCCCACTACGGCAAGACGTTCTGGACGGACCTGTCCGAGGACGACGAACTCGGGGCCTCATTCGACACCTTGATGACGACACGGGAGGATGAGGCATTCGCCGCGCCCGTCGCCGCGTACGACTGGGGCCGGGCACGGCATGTGCTCGACGTCGGCGGTGCGCCTGGCGGCCTGCTCAGCGCGATTCTGCGGGCCGCGCCCGAGGCGCGCGGCACCCTGCTGGACCTGCCGGGAGCGGCGGGGAGGGCGCGCGAGCGCATCGCGGCGGCCGGAATGGACGGCCGTATCGACGTCGTCGTCGGCGACTTCTTCGACGAGCTGCCGGTGTCCGCCGATGTCGTCGTGCTGTCGTTCGTCCTCCTCAACTGGTCGGACGCGGACGCGCTGCGGATCCTGGGGCGCTGCCGTGACGCCCTGCGGCCGGGAGGCCGGATCGTCCTGTTGGAGAGGGCCGAGGCGCCGACCGGCGGGACGCGGACGTCGGACCTGTACTTCAGCGTGCTCGACATGCGCATGCTGGTGTTCCTCGGCGGTCGGGTCCGCACCGACCGCGAGTGGGCCGGGCTGGCCGACGCCGCCGGCCTCGACATCGTCTCCAGGAGCGGGCCCCTGGTGTCGCCCAATGTGCCGCTGGACTCCTGCCTCTGGGAGCTGTCCCCGCGCTGA
- a CDS encoding alpha/beta fold hydrolase, with protein MAERIVTSQEVELWSEDFGDPADPALLLVTGGNLTAMSWPVEFAERLAADGLHVIRYDHWGVGRSTGWDPAERPYGYLQLAADAVAVLDGWDVERAHFVGMSMGAVLCQLVALDHPQRMLSMSIMLGGALDVDFPGNIRRAVAGEPSADGLPLPQERFLKALAVMNEEVDGLEAELDRRVRRWKLFSGDEVPFDEAGFRRWEREAIDHSGSLTEPQVHYAVQPPPRERAPELRDVRVPTQVIQATEDPIAPPPHGRHLADLIPVAHLVEIKGMGHALPSSVHRPLAEAVLHHVHRHR; from the coding sequence GTGGCAGAACGTATCGTCACGTCGCAGGAAGTGGAGCTGTGGAGCGAGGATTTCGGTGACCCCGCCGACCCCGCCCTGCTCCTGGTGACGGGCGGGAACCTGACCGCGATGAGCTGGCCCGTCGAGTTCGCCGAACGGCTCGCCGCCGACGGGCTGCACGTGATCCGCTACGACCACTGGGGGGTCGGCCGCTCCACCGGCTGGGACCCGGCCGAGCGCCCGTACGGCTATCTCCAGCTGGCCGCCGACGCCGTCGCGGTGCTCGACGGCTGGGACGTCGAACGGGCCCACTTCGTCGGTATGTCGATGGGCGCGGTCCTGTGCCAGCTGGTCGCGCTGGACCACCCGCAGCGGATGCTGAGCATGTCGATCATGCTCGGCGGGGCACTCGACGTGGACTTCCCCGGCAACATCCGCCGCGCCGTCGCCGGGGAACCCTCCGCCGACGGCCTCCCCCTGCCGCAGGAACGGTTCCTGAAGGCGCTCGCCGTCATGAACGAGGAGGTGGATGGCCTGGAGGCGGAACTGGACCGCCGGGTGCGCCGGTGGAAGCTGTTCTCCGGGGACGAAGTCCCCTTCGACGAAGCCGGCTTCCGGCGGTGGGAACGGGAGGCCATTGACCACTCGGGCTCCCTCACCGAGCCGCAGGTGCACTACGCGGTGCAGCCGCCGCCGCGCGAGCGCGCCCCCGAGCTGCGCGACGTCCGTGTCCCCACCCAGGTGATCCAGGCGACGGAGGACCCGATCGCTCCGCCGCCGCACGGCCGCCACCTCGCTGATCTGATCCCGGTCGCGCACCTGGTGGAGATCAAGGGCATGGGGCACGCGCTGCCGAGTTCGGTCCACCGGCCGCTCGCCGAGGCCGTGCTCCACCATGTGCACCGGCACCGGTAA
- a CDS encoding DsbA family protein, whose translation MTEKRTVDFWFDPVCPYTWITSRWMVEVTKVRPVSVRWRVMSLSVLNEHRDDNPEGEWEDYMWAPVRVCAAVEERFGRQALGDLFTAMGTRFHLRGDWGNLTAALADAGLPEEIAEVAESTAYDEAIRSSHAQAVALAGGDIGTPVISVVGPGGERVGFFGPAVSPAPTGEMAGQLWDGFLLMATVPGFYEVKRTRTEEPRFDMAG comes from the coding sequence ATGACCGAAAAACGGACCGTCGACTTCTGGTTCGACCCCGTCTGCCCGTACACGTGGATCACCTCGCGGTGGATGGTGGAGGTCACCAAGGTGCGGCCGGTGTCCGTGCGCTGGCGGGTGATGAGTCTGTCGGTGCTCAACGAGCACCGGGACGACAACCCCGAGGGTGAATGGGAGGATTACATGTGGGCGCCGGTGCGGGTGTGTGCCGCGGTGGAGGAGCGGTTCGGCCGGCAGGCGCTGGGTGACCTCTTCACGGCGATGGGCACCCGCTTCCACCTCCGGGGCGACTGGGGGAACCTCACGGCGGCCCTGGCGGATGCCGGGCTGCCGGAAGAGATCGCAGAGGTCGCCGAGTCCACCGCGTACGACGAGGCGATCCGGTCCTCGCACGCGCAGGCCGTCGCCCTGGCCGGCGGGGACATCGGCACGCCCGTGATATCGGTCGTCGGGCCCGGTGGCGAACGGGTCGGCTTCTTCGGTCCGGCCGTCTCCCCCGCTCCTACCGGGGAGATGGCCGGACAGTTGTGGGACGGTTTTCTGCTGATGGCCACTGTTCCGGGCTTCTACGAGGTCAAGCGCACCCGGACCGAGGAGCCCCGGTTCGACATGGCAGGCTGA
- a CDS encoding ester cyclase, producing MSQNVEAVRRMIKAYNTGRTDDVHEFIHPEYLNPATMEHGIGEGPEAFAMAVAWVRMTFSEDAHLEEVKIEERGDWVRAYLVLYGRHVGPMVGFAPTGRRFSGEQIHLLRVVDGKIRDHRDWPEYQSTYRQLGEPWPEPDGWRR from the coding sequence GTGAGTCAGAACGTCGAAGCCGTACGGCGGATGATCAAGGCGTACAACACGGGCAGGACCGACGACGTCCACGAGTTCATCCACCCCGAGTATCTGAATCCGGCCACGATGGAGCACGGGATCGGTGAGGGGCCCGAGGCGTTCGCGATGGCGGTAGCCTGGGTGCGGATGACCTTCTCCGAGGACGCGCACCTGGAGGAGGTCAAGATCGAGGAGCGGGGGGACTGGGTGCGTGCGTACCTGGTGCTCTACGGGCGGCACGTCGGTCCGATGGTGGGCTTCGCACCGACCGGCCGCCGCTTCTCCGGGGAGCAGATCCATTTGCTGCGCGTCGTCGACGGCAAGATCAGGGACCATCGGGACTGGCCGGAGTACCAGAGCACGTACCGCCAGCTCGGTGAGCCATGGCCCGAGCCGGACGGCTGGCGCCGCTAG
- a CDS encoding antibiotic biosynthesis monooxygenase family protein encodes MQPNDLDPTGSGVVTFLNRFTVHASPEEFEKAFAETGRYLADRDGFLRYTLHQHAEDPTRWFNIAHWRDAHAFRAAVGQPSFPQHAAAVRELSTSEPGLYVPRQHVSAERAATEDR; translated from the coding sequence ATGCAGCCGAACGACCTTGATCCCACCGGGAGCGGGGTGGTCACCTTCCTCAACAGGTTCACCGTGCACGCCTCGCCGGAGGAGTTCGAGAAGGCATTCGCCGAGACCGGACGGTACCTGGCGGACCGGGACGGATTCCTGCGGTACACCCTGCACCAGCACGCCGAGGACCCGACCCGCTGGTTCAACATCGCGCACTGGCGAGACGCGCACGCCTTCCGCGCGGCGGTGGGCCAACCCTCCTTCCCACAGCACGCCGCGGCGGTACGTGAACTGAGTACCAGTGAGCCCGGCCTGTACGTCCCCCGGCAGCACGTGTCGGCGGAGCGGGCGGCTACGGAGGACCGCTGA